The genome window ATTGCGGATCCGCCAGGACTGAGCTACTAGATAGAGATCCCGTCCTCCGGATGTTAGTGGGAGGGGGCCGTAGAACACCAGCTCTGGATTCCGACTCGGGGCTGTCTCCAAATTCGGATGAAGACGGATCGTCGCCTCTCCTCCTGCCCGTCATATATCCTGCTGCTCctccagcggcggcggccatGAGGGGGCCACTGTTGCGGCTGGGCGGGACAGGAGCCGGGTCTGATGCGCTCTCCAAAGCTGACATTCGGGCGATTCGGCCGCCGGGCAAGACTTCGTATCCGCTCGTGGTCTGGGCCGGCGCTATCTTAACCGTAGACGGTCCTTGCCTAGAGGGTGACGGTTGGTTGAACACACTGCCTTTCTGGCTCCCacgtcttcttcttttgGCGAGCAAGATGCATGCGAAGATGAGGCCGGCAAGCAACAGAGCGCCTACCACGCTGCCGATAACGATACCGGCAATGGCACCACCTGATAGTCCTTTGGATGCAGCTGCCGTATTTGACGGGCTCGGGGTCGCCGTTGCCGTTGGGGGTGCGAAGGTCATGGTAGGGAAAATGGAGGGTAGCGTGGCTCCGGCACAACGCTGGTCGATGTTCGAGTTGTAGCAGCATGTGTCAGTAGAGTTAATACCACCAGATGCGCAATAGGAGCACAATCCCACGGTGCTGTTGCCGTATCCACAGTTCTCCTTCTCGTTGGCGACGCCTTGAATGCAGTTGGAAGATGACAGAGAGCCGGCAGGCAGAGCGCAGTTGGTGAAGTCTGCTCGAATTTGATTGACGAGATTGCTGCCCGGGTTGCCGCAGAGACTGCTGTCCGAGGTGAGCAGAGCCTCACTTTGTGCGAATTCGGCCTTTGATTCACGTTAGCAACTGTCGCAACTGCTGCCGATTCCACGAGTCACTTACACAAGTGTCGGCGCACACGGGTCGTGAGTTGGATGCAGTCAAATTGCATGCGTCGATCGAATTCTGAACAATTGAGTTGCAGACAACTGTAGCCGTGAAACGTGCGTATAGCTCGTCCGGGTTGGTAAGATTGACGTTGCTACAGCCAAGTAGTGTTTGATACCTGGTTACGTGTGAGCAAAAGCATTTACGAAATCGCTGATGGATGAGCTTACTTCTCCCGCACGTATGTTGTCTCAAGATAAGACGACATCTGCTGATCAAATGTTTCTCTGCTGGACACATATTGAAGGAAGGGGCTATTAAGGATGGTCAGTGTAGGTCGCGGCGCTTGGTGATTGCACAACGTACAAAATCCCCGCCACAAAGCCTGTAGTCGAAACGGATGCTGACTGAAAAGCTGAACATGTCGTCGATCCCTGCAGAGAAATACAGCTTGACTGCGCCGAAACCACTGCCGCGGACAGCACTGACGAAAGTGCTGCTCTCGCTATTTGACCCATCTCTCTTCCTCTGCCTGTAGGCTTTCCTTTACCGGTGGTTGAAATTGTCGTTCCGTAACTCGTGGCCACCAGCTTGGAAGGCTCGATTTGAAGTCGTTGATCAGAGAAGGATCCCGTTCATGACTATCTTTCCAGGATTTCACAGATCGTCGTCCCGAAGGAATTTCTTGGCGGGCCGAACGGGAGATCGTCGTGAATGTTTGACAGTCAAAGTAAAGAGTGCTTGTGGCTCTGAGAGATGCTGGACGAGTGATAGTCGTAACCAAAAAGGATTCAGGCAGTCGTTCAATTGATTTTGTAAAGAGGCCGAATCGTTTGCACTGagctgttgctgttgttgttgttgtcgtCGGGAAAAAGAGGCAAAACGGCGGGTAGGTGGTTGATCAACTGTGTCAATTGAGAAAATAGCTCCAGGTGGGGGCCGAGGAAGGTGAGAGACTGTCGAATGCTCGGGGATTGGGTCGCGATTAACGTATTGACATGGAAATCGGATTGAGATTTCGGCGCAGGAAGGAGGTTGAccaagagatttagaaataGGTACTCGGGGAACTGCACCACTAGATTGGTGGGTTGCGAGAGGTAAGAGGCTGAACGAGAGTAAGTAAGTGAAGGCAAACAAAGGTTGATTGACAATATTCGGGTAGGAATACAATTAGGAGGATGCAGTTAAGATCCGAGATTTGTGAGGAAATTCGACGTGTCACGGTCGGGCTCGTCGAGGCGAGAGAAGAAGGGAAAGGCGATGATGTTGTTTTGAGGCGGGACGAAGCTCGCAACCACACAAACACACACACTCACGCGCGGGAGGGAAGGGGAAGGGGAGGCAAGAGGAGCACTCTGCGGCAGGTACGGGAGGACCTTGGGGAAAATAGGGAAATTTTGGAAGGCAGCAAGCAGCGCGAGGGACATGGGATGGGCACATGGGCACAGCCGATTATCAGAGGTGCGGTGGAAGGTACCCTCTCAAGTCTTCCCACGCTTCCTTCCCTCAGGTTGACCCCGGGCCGGGACCTGGGCGGTGGACCATGGACCAGGCCCTGAATGGCGACGGCACGCGGCGGGAAGGTGCAACTAAGAGGTTTGGAGGTGTGGACTTTCTTCTCTGGTAAGGATGGAAGTTCTTTCTGGACGCGAACTGGGGCCATATGAACATGGGTCATGGGACATGGATGTAAGGAGGCTGGGGCCCTTGCCTTCTTTGGGTCTTTGCGAAGAGACTCTCACACTCGGAGGGAAAAGGAAAGAGGTGAAAGCGCACCagcaaaaaagaaagttgCCCACCTCGCGGCCATCACCCATCTGCAGGAAAGCCATCCGCGTGACCTTCTCTCCAATGAGAAAGAGAGACTACCAGAGACCCGTCAGCTGTGGTCGATGTGAGTGGCTGCGCTACCCAACAGGCACAAGAGGCTACTCCAGTCTGGCCCCCCATCTGTGTGGGCAGCCGCTCAGAGACTTGGGTACATGCTATGTATTCCGTAGGTGCTGCAAGTTGTAACTAGGAAGGTAAAGAAAGTTGACGGTAGGAACAaccggtacggagtacgtacTGCCCCCTCGTACCTGGCAACGTACTGGCTACCCCTGCTCTTCACAATAACTTGGGAAGCAACGGCCACCGGAATTGTCAGAAACAGGCAAGGCGCTTTGAGCATTCAAAATTGGTGGAGCAGGGGAGCAACTAGCAGCTGACAGGGGTGTCTCAGGGTCTCCCCTCGTCGGCCATGGATCAAACTGCCAACGCTCTTCCAATTCACTCCAGGTCCTGGCCGTCCAATCCTCTCTTGTCGTTGGTTCCTACTCCGTTTTCTCCCCATTCGAATCTGTCCCCTCCCGTCGCCGTGGATATATCCCGTTTGCATAAACCACAATAAACCCCTTCATCGCAGCCGTGGGCCGTCGCCGCCAGCAGGAACTTCCCCCTTTCATGGGCATACGGGGTACTGTGTAGACAAGGCTTGTAGTTCGGCTCGTTAACTTAACGTCAAGGCTGTTACCGTTGTTTCTTGATCAACATCTGCTCGGAACATTTCCTAACAATGTTCCGTCCCGAGTACTTGGGATCCAAGCGCCTCGACGCCGGCAGATTCTACGGATACATCTGGAGAGAAGGGAAGACGGTTGGTCACCTACCGTTTCTTTCCGCCTCCTTTTCATCTCCTAAACTTCGCTCTCAGAGACACTCAATCCTAGGGCACCAAGCCATCCTACCATCCATTTCTATTTTCAAACTTCCACTGCTCACGTCTACGTTGTATTTACGGCGTCACGACATCAATGTGCTGGCAATGGGGGCAATGAAAACAAACACCACCTGAAGCTGACGAGGAAGACTGGGAACATGAATGCAATGGCTTCCACCATGAAGGGACCATCCCTCTTTCCCCGGCTTTGTCAGGCCAGTGCGGCAATGGCGGGAAACCAGCCGTCGGCAACACGTCCTCCTCGTCGTTGATCAATCTTCACACCACATGGTCTTCCTTGTCGAAGCTTTATTATCGCGATGGTTGGCCCGTTCGTGCCATTTGCTGCCATCCCATCTTCGATAATGCCTCTGATGGGAGGTCTAGCCAGATCGCTCAGCATGTCAACAACAAGACTGAAGAAACCCATCAACTACAAACGCTCGTGACAGCGTTGGTAAGGGAGAGCCATGTCTCGAGAAACCATGTGCCGATACACGCTTGTTGGCAGACTGTCTCACGGCTATCGACTCGTGTTTCAACTCACTTTGTCCTACACACTCAGTTCCTCAGCTTCTTCAAGACACCTCGCAGGCTCACAGTCAGTACGGATACGAATACCTACACGCCGTCCAAGCCGTTTCCCCTCATCCATCCGTTGTGATCTGATGCATTTCCTGGGGTACGGCCGGCACCCTCCCCGTCCGAACACGATTCATAAGACGGTTGTGGGCGACAGCTCACAAACTGGCCGGGGCAGGACGGCCGAAATCGGCAAGGTGGACAACTGCACCCACCATAGAACGATCAATTAGGAAACGGGCAACAATCTGCACAACGAGACTCATTATGTTTGCACGGCGACTGAGCGTCGGTGTGGTGGCTTTCTCACCACCAGGCTTGTGCAGGTACATGTGTCCGCAGAGTCACACTGCAGCAGCGCGGCTGTGGCGCGGCGCAACACACTGGTTGCTGCTCACAGACTGCAGTTATGACCATGACATTGGCATTGCCATTCAAGTTCCAACAAAATAATGACGCGAGTGTCAAACTGCGGGCTTCCATCATCGTCAGCCCAAGAACAGAGCTCCATAAGCTAACTGAGCATAAACATGGTATCCATTCAGCGAAGAAACATCCACAAACTGCCGAATAGACTCGAGGGGCAACCAAGGCGGTTGACAAAGCGGAGTACTAGGCGAAATTACCACGACTTCGCGCATGTCTCAACCCAGCGATACTGTGCTCTGATTGGTGAGGCTCACAATGCTCCAGGATTACAACAGGGGTTGCGAATACAGTGGGGGAAGAGCAGCGCAACTCCATCGCTCCCTGACCCAGAAACCGCGTCGGCTACTGGCGATACCAGCGTTTGTGAAATGAAAGATGGTCCCAGCGCTGCCTTTATCTTGCGTGGCACGGACAAGGCCTAGCCACTTCGTCGGATTGTTCCCAAGGATGAACGCGCCGTTTGGACGATCTACCCAATGACAGCTCGCCTCCATTCCAACTCCATCATATCTCAATTAGGTCGCCAGTCAGCAGCGCCGAGTTCTCGACTTGAGCGTTCGAAGCTTCGAGTGCGAATTGTCCAACACTCGAGTCCGATAATAATGCCGATCATTATTGTGCTTCTCGCCGGACCATCTGCGGAATTCGGTATCCGTAGACCAAGATTTCGGCCGTTTGTTCATCACGCGGCCAGCCGCTCCCGCTGTCACGGAGAACTCACTCAACCCTAAATCGAAGCACGTGCAATGATCAACAAACAAGAATAGAATTCGCGTGGGATGAGTGAGAAACATCGCAAATCGTCAAGTTTGAGGATCTTTACCCGCTCGTCCCATTTTCACTGCCAATCGCTTGTTACAATACACGTCAGCAGACCATGGAACAGTTCGGATCCGAGATCAAATCCCGACTTCGGGTAAGCACGCTGAAAGTCTATATACATACGGCTCGCGGCTATGAGGCACAGCTGGGTTGTGCGTAAGAAGTTCCTTGCCGTCTGTCCTCAGTTGTGACGACAGTCTCATCTTCCCTATTAAGTGCCCGCGGTGCTGTGGGTGAGGATGATCCCTTGCATCGACAGTTCCGTACTTGGCAGTCACATACGGAGTGTCCGCGCATACTGCCTCAGTCCAGGTTCAATCGGGCGCGACAACTCCAGGCCTTTGCCACAGTTTGGACCGCTCTTGTATACCTTGAGACACCGACGCCACGCAATATGGTTTATCTTGCACGTCGTGGGAAGTAGAAGGATCCGAGCGTGCATGTTGCCGCTGAGTCTGAGGCTACAACGCCCTCCCATTGGCTTTGTGTTGGCTCGTCGTCGAAAGCTACCAGCTACCATGCTTCCTTCTTCAAAAACGTGGCAAGCATTTGCCCCATCGAACTATAAAACCTATCCACACGTTCAACAAAGATCAACAAAGAAACGTTTCTGACTTGAGACCGTTGCTCACTACGCTACTGCACATAACGGCGTTCGAGCGACTAGGTATCTCTTAAGTACCTAGTACACTTTACAGCTCAGAGTGTCTTGATTGCCGTGTCGGAGGAAAATTTCAAAGGAAGCGGCTCCGTTGTCGAATTGAGGAACGGCGGCCGTCGGCAACTACTTGCAGAGCGGCGTCCGAGAGACGACATGCAGCAATCATTCTTCGATTGTTGCGGTCTCGCCGTTATTGCCTTTTATGCGGCGAAACGGTGGTGTCACATCGGTTGATAAACTGCGGCTGACACAGCTACGACTCAATCATAGCAAGTCCATGCTAATCGAATAGACGCATAACTCCGGATACTACTACTCCGGACTCATCACTCGGGGGAAATTGTTCCTATGCCTCGAAGAATACGTTGCCTGATTGGTCTATAGTCCAAGAAAGCTTGAACATTGTTCTTCAATCGGTAGATGATCCTAGACGATCTGATGTCTGACATTCGGGTCTGTTAATGACATTGCATTAAGGCACTCATTTCTGATTGTTTGGTCACAGCAGTACAGTAAAGCGGCGTTGTCGCAACGTCAATATGCGTCAAACCCCCATGGGTGACGTTCATATCAACCGACACATTCATTCGAGAGGTTTTCGACGTAGTTTTGCGTTCTCTGGACAGCACGTCTGCTCCAAGTCTTTTGTTATATCGAAGAAGATTCTACAGCGTTGGAAATCATCTCCATCCCGTCCAATGTCGATACGAAAAATTCCCATGGACATGCTCTCACGCAGCCCAACCATGCCTGACAGCCATGTTGATTTTCAAACGATAATCATCACCTGTGTCAGCTTCGAATTCTCTTCTAGGTCACAGAACTCTTCAGCACAACCCTAATGGGAAAAAGTTGTTGCGCAAGCGGTGTTAAGCTCAAGTGTTCATGGCCACACACTACATTGGGTTTTGACGATGTTTGTGTATCGACGGGTCTGATCAGCATCACGAGTCTTGGACGAAAAAGCTTGATTGTCTGGCCGTTTGACTCGACGAGGTTATACCACTGAGCTACATGTGGGCTTCATTGTCTGTCAAGCCCATGGTCCTTCAGTAGCATCATCTGACCTTCCAAGGGGCTATAGGAACATTCATTCTGACATCGATAGCCTTTTCGAGAGCGCCGCATTGTGAATTGGACACGCCTAAACGAATCACGGGACACATCTTGATGATACACATCAACAAAAAAAAGCTCGCCCATGCCATTTATTTCAATGAGTAACGGTATTTCGATATGGTCAAGGTGAGCCACATTGTTCAAAAAATGCATACGGGCGAAGACCAAAACGAGCATTCATCGCCAGACTTGCTCTTGTTCAGTTTTCCAGCAAATTACTGTCTAGAAACTCTGGATTCGACATAGCTCATAAAGCGATTTTCACGAGCCGTTATTTCCGACAATTGTACACACAAAGTCGGAGTCCGGTCAGCACCGGTCCCTCACTTTCAAGGTCCGTGAGCGTGGCTCCCCAGCCATCGACATCGCTCGCTGCGGGACTAACGGCCGCGCACGTCCAAGAGGGATGCGGACCACCGACGTTGACTGTCCCAGGTAGACCGGCAAGGGACCGATGGGAAACATGTTTCTGCACCGCAGCCCTACTGTGCAATGACATgccctcttcctctttccccgatctatagttaacggcgatGATATGGGCCCAAACACCTACAGCCTTGCTCTGCGTTAGTTTGACTGGGGCTGAATTGTCTCGCAAGTTTCCGACATGTGCGAACTCCTTCTCTGTTCTCAAGCATCCGAGCCTACAGAGATCTTACATGTTGCGTGCCGCGTGCCGCCGCAAGCGTGAAGCGAACGCGATGATCTCAAGGGGCAAGGCTCTACTTCTTAGGCTCGCGATTCGCTTCTCGGGTCGATCCTACGACTTCAAGCATGATGGGTAATAGAGGCTGAATTTAAGGAAGAGGCCGACTACTACAattgaggaggaggagagtaTGGGGTATGAGAGGTAATATACTGTCATCTCGTTTCCTCACAACGCCATTCTATCTATGAGACGAACTCCCACCACTCGTCACTCTCGCCCATTTTTCGAGAACACCAAAAATGACCGCACAAACTTATCAGCGAGAGCCAATCCGACTCTTTCTCGCTCTCAGCTCTTCTCAGCTCTTGCCACAGGCTGAAACCCGCATCCGCCTTTACCTTTGCCTCGCCCGTCACTCTCTCTTCCCCCATGTCCGTGCCGAATAGCTCACGTAGACCAACGCACCCTTCGccgacgctaaggaagaaTGCACTCGAAGCTCAGACGAATATGTTTCCGTACGGCAAACACGATGATAAAGAATTGCTCTTACCCCGGTCTTTTCCAAGAAACTAGTCGTACGCAATGGAGGGGGAGAGAGGATTCCTTCCTCTCTTTTGACTTACATTCGGCGTGGCTTTTACGTCTGGTTTGGATCCCCTCCTTCCCCTGGCACGAGTATGAGCATGAGCACTGGCTGCCAAGCATCCTCGACTGTCCAGCTCATtcagcctcctcctccctgGTTATAGCTGTTCTGCAGGTGCTGCTTGGCTTGCCAGCAGCTTCAGGCCTGCGAATAGTTACTAGTCCTGACAGGTACTTTGTCAGAATGGCGGCACTCATACCCATTGGGGCTCCGGTTCGTCTACCCCCTATTCCCTCTCCCTTTCTGTCCAGCATTGCAAAGAAAAGAGGACCTCGCAGCTAACATTGTGAACTCCTTTCCGCCTACTAGCTGCCTCTGTATGGACCTCCTTACCCCCCACAAGTGGCCGCCCTGGGTCTCATCCCAGACGTGAGGGTAGACGTCCCGATCTGCATCATCCTCatcatcttcttcttcgccgCCGCCCTCCTCAACGGCGCAATCTTCCTCCGAAACAATGCCCGGGGCCACAAGTTCCTTCCCTCGGGCGTCCTCGTCGGCTTCTGCATCACCCGCATCATTGCCCTCTCCCTCCGCATCGCCTGGGCCACCCAGCCCTGGAACGTCTCCCTCAACATCGCGGCAGCCGTCTTCGCCGCCGCTGGCGTCGTCCTCCTCTTCATCCTCAACCTTCTCTTCACCCACCGCCTCCTCCGTGGCCTCCATCCCAACATTGGCTGGCTGCCCGCCGTCAacgtcttcttcctcttcaccTACTTCCTCATCTTCGTCTGCCTCGTCTGCGCCATCACCGCCCTCGTCGTCAGCTTCTACACCCTCAACCCGGTGAGCCTCTACGACTGCCGCGTCGTCCAGCTCTTCACCTCCACTACACTAGCCCTCATCGCCTTCCTCCCCATCCCCATCCTCCTCTTCGCCGCCTTCTACCCGGGTCTCCGCCGCCCCGAGCCCTTCGGCTACGGCTCCCTCACCACCAAAATCATCCTCGTCCTCGCCGCCGCGACCCTCATGACCATCGGCGCCGCCTACCGCTGCGCCGTAAACTACGCCGTCCGCCCCGTTCTCTTCCCCGGCTGGTGGCATCACAAAGCCTGCTACTACATCTTCAACTATGACCTCGAACTCGTCGTTATCTTCCTCTACGCCCTCTTCCGCTTCGACCTCCGCTTCCACGTCCCCGACGGCGCCTGCAAGCCGGGCCACTACGCAAAGGGCCAGCACGCCTACAAACGCGTCAGCACCCTCACCGTCCGCGAGAGGTTCCGAGGCGGCCGCAGCGGCCGCCACGGAGGGCGCCATGGCGTCATCAGCTCCTTCTCCAGACGGACCACGACGGCGGTGCGAGGACGAGCCTCGTCTCGCACAGAGTACTTCACCCCGAGCGGCTACCTCGCCACCGACTACACCCGGAGCAGCTACTTTACAGGGTCCGGAGATAGCCGAAGCGGCTACTTTAGCGGGACGCGCTCGTCGGGCAGCAGTCGGTCCGAGGAGATCAGCAACGAGATCAACACGGGTATAGGCGGTCTAGGTATCGGGGGAAGGAGGAGAGAGATCTTCCGGGAGCGTGTGGTCGTCGAGAAGAAGGTGAGAAGGGGTCGACCGACCAGGAGGAAGACGAGCGAGGAGAGGAGGCGAAGTCATGAACATCGGCGTCGGCGGCATAGGAGGTGAGGAAGAATCGTAGGGTACGCTACGTCCGACATATGGTCCAGGAGAGATAATGTGTGATGATGACGATGCATATTTGGGAGGTTTCAAATACGGACCTACAGGCGCAAGGCGATCATTTATCGTGTGCTTgaataaaatagtagcttGGAAGCTCACCTTGAAGCATTAGCCCACAACTTGGTTGTATCCATGCGTGGCAGGCCAGGGGGTTAAACGGAAATTGGAACATCAGCTTGTCATTAACATCGACACCTTCTTTGTTGCCGGCGGTCTATGATGAGTATCTAACGTGATGACAGAGGAAAGCGTCCAGGATACACCAGGAACCTTAATGATAAGGAACTCTCGCGCTCCTAATTGAGCGTCCTGGGGCCATTCTGTATCTCTCTCGCTTTATATCATATTGCTCAACGCAGGATCTCTCTTTCTTGGGAGTACATTGGTTCTCTTGGCTTTTGTTGTAATCTTACAAGATTAGACGCCCCTAAAACACCAATGCAAGTTGAGCTTGCACGCCCCCATCTCTTCGAATTCCGTCCATGGATGACATCCAGATCGATCTGGATGATGGACGGTAAGGGTATCGGATAGGTTGATCAGAGGAAGTAATCGGGTGTGCGTCTCGAGACCATCGGCTCGCCGGCTCTGGGGCAAGGATCGAATTGCAGGCTGCGCATGGTTAGTATATGCTTGTCGACGGCACGTTGATGAGAAGTGTGTGCTTACAAAGTGTACTTGAGATGTTCGTCGATTTCCATGATCGCCGCCTGGTTACCGCATCTGTAACAATAGTTGGGTGCTGGCTCGGTTAGTCATGATTCTCCAGCCCATCAAACCAAGAAGCTCCGCTTACCAGAGAAAATCGTCACGACATTTCTGTCCTGAGACCAATTGTAGCCCTCCATCACCAGTTGATGAGCACGCGCAATAAGTGTCAGACCGTTGTTGTGGTTGAAAGCCTCGGAGATGTCCTGACCGAACGTATAACCGGCACCACGGGGTGATATCCCCCAGCCGCAGCGGTCATCCGGGTCGGACCAAAGGAGGTCGCACATGGGGCCCTCGTGGGGCACCTCCTGGATTCTGTCGAGAGCTCTGATATTGTCCAGGGTGTCGATACTAGGAGACAGACCACCGTGCAAACAGAAGATCTGGTTGTCGATGAGGGCGGTAAGGGGGAGGTAGTCGAAGAGGTCGGTGAAGTACTTCCAGACGTTGGCGTTGCCGTATTTTCTGAGGCACTCGTCGTAGAAACCGTAGACTTGGGTGATCTGGCGGGACTCGTGGTTGCCACGCAGGATGGTGATGCGCTGAGGGTATCGGATCTTGAGGGCGACGAGGAGAGTCACGGTCTCGACGGAGTAGTAACCACGGTCGACGTAGTCACCTAGTAAGGTAAGCGTCTATCCAAGAGAGTGCGAGGACATGATATGGTCAACATACCCATGAAGAGGTAGTTGGTGTCGGGGTTCGGACCGCCAATCTTGAACAACTCCATAAGATCGTGAAATTGGCCGTGGATATCACCGCACACTGTCACCGGGCATTTCTGAATGAGGGGGGTCAGCTTGAATCGCTTGCCCTGCGACGGGGATACATACGACGGGCTGGACATTGGATTCGTCCTGCAAGACTTCCCGCGCCTGTTGCTGGACGTTAGCGAGGCGTTCCTAGGGGTCACGCGAGAGGGGTGATTCGAGatgaggggaggggaggccGTATGGCGAACCGCAGCTGTGACGCTGTGGGAAACGCGCATCACGACCTTCATCATCGCTGGGGACGGAAGGCTTACCTTCTCGCAGAGTCTCTGGACGTCGGCCTCGACGAGCTGCTTGCAGCTCATGAGGCTCTCGATCCAACCATCTAAAGTAGGGATCGTGGTGGGCTCGAGGTTCTGGGTGGAAGGCAGATCGGCGGGGACACGGCCGACGTCCTCCATGTTCGTATCCATGCTGAAAGTCGTCTAATCGATTGAAATGCTTGGGATGTTGATAGATGACTCGATCGCACGAAGGCTGGGTCGCGGGGAGCAAGGAAGGCGGCGTCGTCGGGGTCGTCGAGTTAGGTTGGGGATGACGTTGTTTTCAGCAGCCGGTCGCGGTATTCAGATTGGCACAGCACCTCAATCGTAGCGTGGGGCTGGCGGCGAATCGTCACAGGCGGTCAGAGCTTCGTCTGAGGCCAGATAAGGAGGACGCGATCGAGTGTTTTGGGCGAGGGAGAGGAGCACAACGTTGAACGTGTTCGCGCAGGGTGGGGTTGGAAGGGATTATGTTCTCTGGATGCTGTGATGAGAACGGGGAAAGACGTCGACGTTGGGCACTGGGGATTTTTGCGATGTGGAAGGTGGTGCTCTAGTGCTGGGTGCAGGTGCGGCGGGCGTGGTGTGGTGCTTGCTGGTTGCAGCAAGACCAGCAGACTGGGGCAGGAGGGGGATTGAGAGATACACCACCACACTGGATGGGACTTTCCTGAGCCCCCAGGCAAGAAACACACCCGAGCCATGAGGCAGGAGACAAATGCCTCCCATTGGGTGACACCTCCTGGCCTGGACTCGCTTAATCCGATACACTGCACTAACGTAAGCCTCGTCACGTCTGCGTCTACTCCTTTGATGCATCAGCCTCGACATGAAGGTAAGATCCTATAGGTAGGTatgtacctaggtaatacgGATACCTGGGTAGCCAAAGTAAAGCATCTCAATCtaaatatcttaataagACACACTGAGCATCATGTCATCGATCGATTTCACGAAACTCTGGTTTCTCTGGTTGCCTTTGTCACACAGCTTGCTCCCCTTTTTTCCCATCAGTGAAGTTTCGATATAGGTCACTTGTCCTATGGCTACTCATTTCCCTATTTAGGTAACAAACGTCGTCGCAAGTAAACAGGCCAGAGGCCAAACAAGCCTCAAGTGGCCCAAAATATCTGTGCACATGCCAGTGGCCGCGGCACTTCCGTCATTTCGTCCTCAATGTCTCGGTATCATTTGCTTGACCGCGGACTAAACACAACCCGCAATCTTCAGCCCTTCCACATGCCTATTGTAGACGTCGCAGGGTCCATGAACACTCAATCGTTGACAACTACGATAGCCCGAGACCAACGGGGCTGGTGACACCAGACGAGTGCTCCAAATCACGTCCGACCAGTGTGCGGAAATCGAGCTGCACCTCGTTCAACATCTTTGCGTGCTCTTGGGCACGCTCCATGCATTCGTTCCAGACCTTTCCGCCGCGCTCTGTTCCACTGAGCTGTCGCGCGAGGATGCCGTTGAAAGTCTCCACCTCTTCCTTGGCCCATTTGACGCAGGCGCTCATCATCGGCGGAGGGAAACATGAGTGAAAGCAGCTCACGGTGTTGCGGATCAGAGAGAAGTAAACAAACGAGAGCTCCCAGATGTA of Colletotrichum lupini chromosome 8, complete sequence contains these proteins:
- a CDS encoding serine/threonine-protein phosphatase PP2A catalytic subunit, translating into MDTNMEDVGRVPADLPSTQNLEPTTIPTLDGWIESLMSCKQLVEADVQRLCEKERLANVQQQAREVLQDESNVQPVKCPVTVCGDIHGQFHDLMELFKIGGPNPDTNYLFMGDYVDRGYYSVETVTLLVALKIRYPQRITILRGNHESRQITQVYGFYDECLRKYGNANVWKYFTDLFDYLPLTALIDNQIFCLHGGLSPSIDTLDNIRALDRIQEVPHEGPMCDLLWSDPDDRCGWGISPRGAGYTFGQDISEAFNHNNGLTLIARAHQLVMEGYNWSQDRNVVTIFSAPNYCYRCGNQAAIMEIDEHLKYTFLQFDPCPRAGEPMVSRRTPDYFL
- a CDS encoding SH3 domain-containing protein codes for the protein MSLALLAAFQNFPIFPKVLPYLPQSAPLASPSPSLPRVSVCVCVVASFVPPQNNIIAFPFFSRLDEPDLVQFPEYLFLNLLVNLLPAPKSQSDFHVNTLIATQSPSIRQSLTFLGPHLELFSQLTQLINHLPAVLPLFPDDNNNNSNSSHLSEPQALFTLTVKHSRRSPVRPAKKFLRDDDLYGTTISTTGKGKPTGRGREMGQIARAALSSVLSAAVVSAQSSCISLQGSTTCSAFQSASVSTTGFVAGIFPFLQYVSSRETFDQQMSSYLETTYVRENNVNLTNPDELYARFTATVVCNSIVQNSIDACNLTASNSRPVCADTCAEFAQSEALLTSDSSLCGNPGSNLVNQIRADFTNCALPAGSLSSSNCIQGVANEKENCGYGNSTRCAGATLPSIFPTMTFAPPTATATPSPSNTAAASKGLSGGAIAGIVIGSVVGALLLAGLIFACILLAKRRRRGSQKGSVFNQPSPSRQGPSTVKIAPAQTTSGYEVLPGGRIARMSALESASDPAPVPPSRNSGPLMAAAAGGAAGYMTGRRRGDDPSSSEFGDSPESESRAGVLRPPPTNIRRTGSLSSSSVLADPQSPTSAGMSSPQGMASQQSEQLPFFKDYYSQDDIHPGDRVATLWAYQPRAPDEFTLERGDMLKIVGIWDDGWATGILVDERADEWEARRQAQRDSGVSNTSGRHQDNSPPVSGEIKAFPLVCVCLPEHWRKTIEGDVSTEVVFSAWATALRHRACIDFGLTERSKFPSGDIDQRLLMKQTKRTNETFFFNAASLRITTTTRKPSQTNSSTPCECKRSGRAYATYLMADLLGRRAEPAAADMSGLSSLVLLGHTSTPDRLGGGEDNDKAWALGFEEVNRISS